Below is a genomic region from Microbulbifer sp. ALW1.
GTCGACTTGGGGGTTGTCGCCGCCACGGTCGATCAGCCGCACCAGTACTCCTTCATCTTCTACCGGCGATGTCATTGGCTCGACCAGCTGACTGAAGGGTACCTCCAGCTGCACGGCAATACGCCAAATAGTATCGAGTGTCGGATTTCCATTGCCCTGCTCCAGGCGAGACAGGTTTGACTTGGCAATGCCGGCTGCCGCCGCAAGCTGTGAGAGCGAGATACCGCGAGCCATCCTCAGGTTCTGAAGATGCCGCCCCAGGTTATCGAGAGAGAGTTTGTCCACCTGCAGTTCCCGCAGTCGTTCGATATAAGGAACGCTTTATAACGGAATCGTTCCATAAATGGAACACCTCGCACACGAAATAAGGAATTCACCGGCGTAACGTTTAAGTACATCAGCCACCTTCCCCGATTCATTGCCGCTGACTTCTCGGGCTTAGCGGCTCCCCCGACCACAGGAAGGCGAGTTTGGGCTTGCCATTATTCGTTATATACCCAAATATATAACGACTTCGAAGACGGTGTAGGTGAGGATTTTGGTGCAGGGCGCGGGCTTTAGGGGCGCAACAGTGCGCGCATTACTTCTTTTATGGTTGCTCTCCCCGACAATTACACGGGCGGACGAGCTAATCATCGCGGTAGCCTCAAACTTCACCGCGCCCATGCGTGATATTGCCAAACAATTTGAGCAAGACAGCGGTCACAAGGTGACACTGGCATTTGGCTCTTCCGGGAAAATCTTCGCCCAGATCAGCCATGGGGCGCCCTACCAGGCATTTTTTTCTGCCGACCAGGCGAAGCCTGCGCAGTTAATAGAGCGGAAACTCGCTGACGCCGACAGCCGCTATACCTATGCCGAAGGCAAGCTTGCACTATGGTCCATCAAGCCCGGGTTTGTGGACGCCGACGGAGAAGTGCTCAGGGGCAACGAATACAACAAGCTTGCACTGGCCAACCCCAAGCTAGCCCCATACGGCGCGGCAGCGCTTGAAGTGCTGCAACATCTCGAACTGGAAGACTTAACCCGTGCGCGCTGGGTGCAGGGAGAAAATATCTCCCAGACCTTTCAGTTTGTAGCGAGCGGCAATGCAGATTTGGGGCTGGTAGCGCTGCCGCAGATCCTCCAGCAAGGCCACATCGCCGAAGGGTCCGCGTGGATCCCTCCTTCCAAGCTTTACAAGCCGATCCGACAGGACGCGGTCATTCTCAAGGGCGCCGCTGGTATACCGGCGCTACAGGAATTCTGGCGATTTATCCAAAGCCCCGAGGTGCACGCAATCATTCGCGCCTACGGTTACAGCACCCCCTCGCAAGCCGGGGATGAACATGTTGAGTGACGCCGACCTCGCAGCCATCGGGTTAACACTGCGGCTTGCCACAACCGTTACGATTTTGCTGTTGCTACTCGGTACTCCACTGGCACTGTGGCTGGCAAAAACCCGTTCTCTCTCTAAAGGCCCGGTAAGCGCACTGGTGGCGCTACCGTTAGTATTGCCGCCAACGGTACTCGGTTTTTATCTGCTCATTTTTATGGGCCCGTCTGGCCCCATGGGACAATTCACCGAGATGCTCGGACTGGGCACCCTGCCCTTTACCTTCTGGGGATTGGTCGTGGCCTCGCTGCTCTACTCATTGCCGTTTGTGGTCCAGCCCATTCAGAATGCCATCGAGGCGCAGGGAACACGGCCCGATGAAGTGGCTGCAACATTGGGAGCCAGCCCGTGGAACCGCTTTTGGCATGTGACCCTCCCCCTGGCCAAACCCGGCATTCTTACCGCGTCGGTACTCGGGTTTGCTCACACTGTCGGAGAATTCGGCGTGGTTCTGATGATCGGCGGCAATATTCCCGGAGAGACCCGCGTGGTCTCCGTCCAGATTTACGACCACGTCGAAGCGCTGGAATACACCCAGGCCCACTGGCTCTCCGCGGCGATGATCGTATTTTCCTTTGTGGTGTTACTGGCGCTCTATCTCCTCCAGCAGCGCAAGTCGGCTCTGGGGGTGCGCTATGGCGTTTGAGCGGCCAGCCAAAGGAATTACAGGACACTTCTATCTGCCTATGCCGAGCCAGGCAAATAGCCGGCAATTTTCCCTGGATGTTCAGCTGGCGTTACCCGGGCGTGGCGTTACTGGAATCTTTGGCCCTTCAGGCTCCGGCAAAACCACCCTGCTCCGCTGCATTGCCGGACTGCAACCCTGTGAAAATGGCAGCCTCTCTGTAAATGGTGCGCTGTGGCAGTCAGTCCACAAACCGCGGAAGGCACTGGCGGTGCACAAGCGGCCTCTCGGATATGTGTTTCAGCAACCGAGTCTGTTTCCGCATTTGTCCGCTGCAGACAATCTGGCGTTTGCGCGCAAACGGGCCTGGGAAAACGTATCGGCTGCGGAGTACGAGCAGGTTACTGCGCTGATGGGTATCGAGCATTTGCTGAAGCAATACCCGGCAGCACTGTCCGGTGGTGAACAACAACGTGTCGCTATCGCCCGCGCGCTACTGGTCAAACCGCGCCTGCTGCTGATGGATGAACCCCTCGCTTCGCTGGATCAGATGCGAAAACGGGACATATTGCCCTACCTGGAAAAACTGCACCGAACACTGGACATACCCGTTCTTTATGTCAGCCACTCGGTGGATGAGATTGCCCGCCTGGCAGATCATCTGCTGCTGATGGAAAACGGAAAAATCCTGAATGAAGGACCGGCAACGGAAATCCTGTCGCGGACAGACTTCCCGGTGCAACTCGGGGACGACCTGGGTGTTTTGGTGGAGGCGAAGATTGCCGAGCGCAACAGTGAATGGCACCTGGCGCGGGCGCAATTTGACGGCGGCAATTTGTGGTTGCGGGATAGTGGGGAAGCGATTGGTGAGGACATTCGTGTGCGCATTCTAGCGCGCGATATCAGTCTGACGCTTGAGCAAGATACCCGGACCAGTATTCTCAACCGTGTGCCAGTTCGGGTACAGGAAATCAGTGCAGATCGCGATCCGGCGATGGTACTGCTTCGCTTGAAGCCCATCACCAACGAAACTCCGGCGACCTTAGAACCTCACGCAATCACTGAAACCCGCCTGATTGCACGCATTACCCGCCGATCGCTGCAACAATTGGCCATCCATGCCGGCAGCGAAGTCTGGGCGCAGATCAAGTCTGTTGCGATTGTCCGATAACCAGTAACAAGGCGATTATTCGACCATCAGGATCACACTAGAGGATTTGAACAGCGCACTGGCTTCATCTCCCTCCGCCAGTGCCAGTTCCTTAACACTTTCGTTGGTAATGATGGCGCCAATGGTTTTGCCATTTCCAAGCGCCAGTGAAACATCACTGTTCACCGCACCCTGCTCGATGCGACGCACGGTGCCGCGCAACTGATTGCGCGCACTGGTTTTCAGTCCCAATTCTTTGGCGAGAATCACCCAGGACGCCTTTACCAGCGCAATTGCAGTGGCCCCCACCTCTAATCCAAGGGCGGTGATGCTGTCATTGGTGATGATTGCTACCAGTGGTTGTTCCGCGCCGATATCCAGAATGACTTCTGCATTTACCGCCCCGGGTTTGACCGCAATGACCGAACCCCGAAACTGATTGCGCGCGCTGGTTTTCATGGCGCCTGCCCCTGCAAATTCCGCGATATCCGCAAACTCCCGCACTTTGCGCCCGATGCGCTCTAGAAACAGTGCGTGCTCCGCTTCCAGTGCGGTAAACCCCTTGAGAACCTTCGCCCCCATCTGCGTAAGCGCGGTACCACCACCCTGGGAGCCGCCGGCGCTGCGCACCACGAGCGGCGCGCTGGCAAGATTGTTCATGGCATCAATACGATCCCAGGCAGTTTTATAGCTGATGCCAACGGATTTTGCCGCAGCGGAAATGGAGCCGCACTCGGCAATCGCCCGCAGCAGTTGCGCCTGTTGCGTAGCGAACGACGGCTTGCCGTTGTCACCCAGTGCGAGGCTTCCCCGTAGTTGAGAATGCGGTTGCGAGATTTCTTGCTTCTTCTTCATTGCCGCAGTCTAGCGGTTTTGGTCGGCGAAATCCCAGAAACAAAAAAGGCCGGGCTGCTTACGCATTACCCGGCCAAGGTTTACAGACTGGTTAAATGGGATCAGGCGGGCTCTGTCTGCTTTTCAGACTTTTCGGCCTCAATACCCAGCGTGCCCATGAATTCTTCATCAGTGTTTTGCGCGCCCTTTTTCCCGAACAACTTCTGCACCACCACGAAGAACAGCGGGATAAAGAAGATACCCAGCAAAGTACCCACGATCATGCCCCCGAGTACACCAGTACCGATGGCTTGCTGGGCACCGGAGCCGGCGCCGGACGCAATCGCCAGGGGCAGTACGCCCAGGCCAAACGCCAGCGAGGTCATGATGATCGGACGCAGACGGTCGCGTACTGCGTGCATGGTGGCTTCAATCAGCTCCATACCCGCTTCCAGGTTCTGCTTGGCAAACTCCACGATCAAAATGGCGTTTTTACTGGTCAGACCCACGGTGGTGAGCATGGCAACCTGGAAATAGATATCACGCTCGAAACCGCGCAGGTTACTCGCCACAATTGCACCGAGAATACCCAGCGGAGCAACCAGCAGTACCGCGGTCGGCACCGTCCAGCTCTCGTAAAGCGCGGCCAGACACAGGAATACGATCAGTACCGACAATACGTACAACAGCGTGGTCTGTGAGCCGGCCTGCTGCTCTTGATAAGACAGCGCGGTCCACTCCAGTCCGAAGCCTTCCGGCAACTGGCTTACCAGGCGCTCCATTTCTGCCATGGCATCACCAGAGCTTACGCCGGGTGCGCCCTGCCCCTGAATCTGCACCGCCGGTACACCGTTGTAGCGTTCCAGGCGCGGGGAGCCGTAGTCCCAGTCAAAGGTGGCGAAAGACGATACCGGCACCATCTCACCGTTGCTGTTGCGCACGGACCACAGGCGGAAATCTTCCGGGTTCATCCGGAAAGGTGCGTCGGCCTGCATGTACACACGCTTGATACGGCCGCGATCGATAAAGTCATCGATGTACTGACCGCCCCAGGCAACGCCAAGGGTGCTGTTGATATCGCCAATGGATACACCAAGCGACGCGGCTTTCGCGTTGTTCACCTTCAGTTTGAACTGCGGCGTATCTTCCTGGCCGTTCGGACGCACGCCAGCTAAAAGCGGGCTCTGTGCAGCCATACCCAGCAGTTGATTACGCGCATTAGTCAGCGCTTCATGCCCCAGGTTGGCATTGTCCTGCAGGTACATCGCAAAACCAGCAGAAGTACCCAGCTCAGGCAGTGCCGGCGGAGAGAAAGCGTAAGCAATGGCATCCTTGATCTGGCTCAGCGCGCCCATGCCACGCATGGCAACTGCACCCGCCTGCTCGGAATCCTCCTCGCGCTTGTCCCAATCTGTCAGCTTGATAAACGCCATGGCATTGTTCTGGCCACTACCGGCGAAGCTGAAGCCCTGTACCGAAAATACGGATTCCACCAGTTCGGATTCATTATCGAGGAAGTGGTTTTCCAGCTTCTCGACTGACTCCATGGTGCGCTCCTGTGTGGCGCCAACGGGTGTTTGTACCAGAGAGAAGAGTACACCCTGGTCTTCTTCCGGCAGGAAGGAGCTGGGCGAACGCACGAACAGGAACACCATGACCGCGCTCAACAGTACAAAGAGCACCATAAAGCGACCGCTGCGGGCGAGAATGCCGCGCACACCGCGCTGGTAAGAAGCCGCGCTGCGGTCAAAATTGCGGTTAAACCAGCCGAAGAAACCTTTCTTGGTGCCGTGGTCGCCGGGCTTCAGCATGGTGGCGCAAAGCGCAGGTGTCAGTACGATCGCAACAATCACCGAGAAGGTCATGGCGGCAACGATGGTGGCCGAGAACTGGCGATAAATAATACCGGTAGAACCGTCCATAAACGCCATAGGCACGAACACCGCAGACAGCACCACCCCGATACCGATCAGTGCACCGGTAATCTGCTTCATGGATTTCTTGGTGGCTTCCTTGGGCGAGAGCCTTTCCTCGTGCATCACCCGCTCAACGTTCTCCACCACCACGATGGCATCATCCACCAGCAGGCCGATAGCGAGAACCATGGCGAACATGGTGAGCATATTCACCGAAAAGCCGAGAACTGAAAGCACCCCAAAGGTACCAAGTAATACGACTGGCACGGCAATGGTGGGAATGATGGTGGCGCGCAGGTTCTGCAGGAACAACAGCATCACCAGGAACACCAGGATGACCGCTTCCACCAGCGTCTGGATCACGCCTTTGATCGACACTTCCACAAACGGCGTGGTATCGAAAGGAATCACCGTTTTCAGACCAGCGGGGAAATTCGAGTTAAGTTCCGCCAGTTTCTCTTTGACGGCCGCCGCGGTTTCCAGCGCGTTGGCACCGGTAGCCAGGGAGATCGCCACACCGGTGGCCGGCGCACGGTTGTAACGGGTCAGGAAGTCATAGCTCTCGGTACCCATTTCCACACGCGCGACATCCCCCAGCTTCAATACCGAGCCATCCGGGTTTGCCCGCAGTACCACATTGCGGAATTCTTCCGGCGTCTGCATACGGCTTTGCGCGGTGATACTGGCCGTCAGCTGCTGCCCGTCCACCGCCGGTGTGCCGCCGAGGCTGCCAATGGCTACCTGAGAGTTCTGGTTACGCACAGAAGCCATGATGTCGGACGGCGTCAGCTTGTAAGCGTCGAGCTTGTTCGGGTCCAGCCAGATACGCATGGCGTACTTGGAACCGAATACCTGAATGCTGCCCACGCCGGGCACCCGGCTAAGCGGGTCCACCAGGTTGGATACCACGTAGTCCGCGATATCCTCTTTTTTCATACTGCCATCGGTAGAAACAAAGCCCGCAACCATCAGGAAGCCGGCGCGGCCTTTACCCACGGTCAGGCCCTGGCGCTGTACGATTTCAGGCAACAGCGGCATAGCCAGCTGCAGCTTGTTCTGTACCTGTACCTGGGCAATGTCCGGGTCGGTACCGTTGGCAAACGTCAGGGTCACTTCCGCAGTACCAATGGACTGACTGGTAGCAGACATATACAGCAGACCGTCGAGGCCCTTCATATTCTGCTCGATCACCTGGGTCACCGAGTCCTCGATGACTTTGGCCGAGGCACCGGGATAGGCGCCAGAAATGGAAACCACTGGCGGTGCAATATCCGGGTAGCGCTCTACCGGTAACTTGCTGATCGCGAGACTGCCGAACAGCATCACGACGATGGCGATCACCCATGCAAAGATCGGGCGATCGATAAAGAAACCTGCCATTTCAATTACCCCTTGCTGGCGTCGCTCTGCGCGCTATCTGCGGTTTCATTTTTCGGCGCCGGCAGGTCTACAGGTGCAGGCGCAGCGGCCTCACCAGCATTCACTACCACACCTGGGCGAACCTTCTGCAGGCCCTCGACAATCACGCGGTCACCAGCCTTCAGGCCACTCTCGACCAGCCAGCTGGCACCCACAGTTTGAGAGACCTGTACCGGGCGTACTTCCACGGTATTGCCTTCACCAACCACCATCGCTGTGGTGTTGCCCTTGGGGTCGCGCGCGATGCCTTGCTGCGGCACCAGTACGGCATTTTCACGCTGCCCACTGCCTACGGACGCGCGCACATACATTCCCGGCAACAGCGCATGGTCCGGATTGGGCACCACTACGCGCAGGCGAACACTGCCCGTCGTCGGGTCGACACTCACTTCAGAGAATTCGAGTTTGCCAGCGTGGGGATAGGGGCTGCCGTCTTCGAGAAGAATGGTGACCGGGAGGTCGTCGGTGTTCTCCATGGTGCCCGCTGCCAGCGCCTTGCGCAGGTTCAGCAATTCGCTGACCGACTGGGTCAGATCCACATAAATCGGGTCCAGCTGCTGGATCGTCGCCAGCGGCGCTGCCTGATTGGCATTCACCAGAGCGCCCTGAGTCACCGAGGAAATTCCGATACGACCACTGATCGGCGCACTGATTCGGGCGAACTCCAGCGTTACCTTGCTGCGTTGCACCGCCGCTTTTGCTGCGGCCACATCCGCTTTCGCCTGCTGCAGTGAGGCAACCGCGGTATCGTTGTCCTGCTTGCTCACTGCACCGGTCTTTACCAGCTCTTGGGTTCGGCCGGCCTGGAGTTTTGCCACATTCAACGACGCTTGCGCCCGCTCCAACGAGGCCTTGGCACTGTCGTAGTCGGCCTGATAGCGGGCGTCATCCAGCTGATACAGCGCTGCGCCAGCTTCAACAAGACCGCCCTCTTTAAACAATTGTCCCTTAACGATGCCATCCACCTGCGGGCGCACTTCCGCCACCTTGAAGGGATTGGTTCGCCCGGGCAGCTGACGCGTCAGGGTAACCGGCTCGCTCGCCAGGGTGACGACGGTGACCTGCGGCGTATGCCCTTGCATGGCTTGCTGCTTTTCCCCGCAGGCTGACAGCAGCGCTACGGCAAGCAACAGGCTGCCAGAGATCAACGACTTCTTTTTCTGCAACATGACGACCTCGTGATTGCGTCCATACTGGCGCCGAAATACGGGCACCAAGGGAAGTGGAATCCTGGTTGAAAGATGCCGCTCACGACGAACTCCCCCGGAGCGGCGATTCCCAACTGACCGTGACAGGCTGACTGATAGACCCGGTCAATAAAGAAACAGATGGACCAGACAAACGTGACTTATCTGGCGAATACCGACAATTTAAATACATGCATGAATGAATATCAACTATTTATTCACGCGTGCATATGAATTATCATTTCGGCAGAGCAACCGGCGGTACACAGAAAATCTCGCGTGTCAAAGCCGATGAGCCCGATACCCTCAGATACCCTCAAAAGTGGGCCGGGCGACCAACCAGCATGCTCGTGCGAGGCTTGAATTCGCACGATGTCGCATATTCAGGATCGGATTTCATGGCCAAACGCAGAAAAGAAGACGCACTGGAAACTCGTGAACGCATACTCGATGCCGCTATCGAAGTCTTCGACCGCCGTGGCGTCTCACGCCCCTCCCTGACTGAAATTGCGGAGCTCGCGGGAGTGACCCGCGGCGCCGTTTACGGTCACTTCCAGAACAAAGCCGACCTGTTCAGCGCCCTGGCCGACCGAATCCAGCTACCGGACGAATCCCTCTGCCAGGCGCCAATGGAAGGCTGCACTGATCCTCTGGGCGAGCTCCGCAAGCGCTGGATGTTTATGTACCGGGAAGTGATGAACAATGTGCAGTGGCGCAGGATCTTTGCGATTATTTTTCTCCGTTGTGAATGGGTGCCGGAAAACGGTGAAATCAATGAACGTTGTGCCGAGGGGCACGCTGATGCCAATTCTCGGCTTCGTAACCTGCTTGAAACCGCCGTCACCGTTGGTCAGTTGCCCCAAGACCTGGATGTACCGTTAGCGGTGCCTGTCGTACACGCGGGGATTGTCGGCTTGCTACAGGAGTGGCTGATGAACCCGGATGCGTTCGATATTGCCGAGGTCGGCGCCCGCCACGTGGAAGCCATGTTGGAGATGCTGCAGACCTCACGATTCCTTAGAAAAGTCACCGATACGACTCAATCGCCAACTGTCGCCGTTTAATGGGGTCATTTTGGCCATTTGGACGGCCATTGGTCCGAGATTTTTCGCTTCAACTGAGCGCAATCGACACTCAATTAGTCGAAATCGAGTGAAAATAGGGAAGTCGAGAGGAAATCCGGGCCCCGAATTGCCGGTTTTGTGAGCAAACCCCCATCTTCACCGGGCAATTGACGGAAAAATCATCCCGCAAATTACCGCAATCTGCGCACCATTGGCCTCGTACAAGAAGCAATTCATGCCTTTCGGAGCTTTCAGCCTTTATACTTGTCCTAAGCTATAAGTCGCCACTGCTCCGGAGATCCATGTCCGGCCCTATTTGACAGTGGGACGCCTTGAAGTAGGACGTATAAAGAGACTCCATATGCTTAGCAATCGAATAGCCGCTCTGATTTCCGGCCTTTCAATCTCCTTCCTGGTCCTCATCTCGCCGGCCAGTCTGGCAGACGTCGAAGATCTTAAACCCCACGAAGACCAGGGCGGCACCGCCCGTGAGATCGTCAGCAAGCTCGAAATGCTGCATTACAACAAGCTCAAAGTGGGCGATGAAATGTCCACCGGGCTGTGGGACGAATACATCGACAGTCTCGACCCCACCAA
It encodes:
- a CDS encoding TetR family transcriptional regulator gives rise to the protein MAKRRKEDALETRERILDAAIEVFDRRGVSRPSLTEIAELAGVTRGAVYGHFQNKADLFSALADRIQLPDESLCQAPMEGCTDPLGELRKRWMFMYREVMNNVQWRRIFAIIFLRCEWVPENGEINERCAEGHADANSRLRNLLETAVTVGQLPQDLDVPLAVPVVHAGIVGLLQEWLMNPDAFDIAEVGARHVEAMLEMLQTSRFLRKVTDTTQSPTVAV
- the modA gene encoding molybdate ABC transporter substrate-binding protein, with the translated sequence MQGAGFRGATVRALLLLWLLSPTITRADELIIAVASNFTAPMRDIAKQFEQDSGHKVTLAFGSSGKIFAQISHGAPYQAFFSADQAKPAQLIERKLADADSRYTYAEGKLALWSIKPGFVDADGEVLRGNEYNKLALANPKLAPYGAAALEVLQHLELEDLTRARWVQGENISQTFQFVASGNADLGLVALPQILQQGHIAEGSAWIPPSKLYKPIRQDAVILKGAAGIPALQEFWRFIQSPEVHAIIRAYGYSTPSQAGDEHVE
- a CDS encoding helix-turn-helix domain-containing protein, encoding MDKLSLDNLGRHLQNLRMARGISLSQLAAAAGIAKSNLSRLEQGNGNPTLDTIWRIAVQLEVPFSQLVEPMTSPVEDEGVLVRLIDRGGDNPQVDAYWMSCAPQTLRVAETHTPGATESVMVISGVLEAGLEGHTRLLGPGESHSFPADHPHLYRTGDAWATLLVTIVYAARGEETL
- the modB gene encoding molybdate ABC transporter permease subunit; protein product: MLSDADLAAIGLTLRLATTVTILLLLLGTPLALWLAKTRSLSKGPVSALVALPLVLPPTVLGFYLLIFMGPSGPMGQFTEMLGLGTLPFTFWGLVVASLLYSLPFVVQPIQNAIEAQGTRPDEVAATLGASPWNRFWHVTLPLAKPGILTASVLGFAHTVGEFGVVLMIGGNIPGETRVVSVQIYDHVEALEYTQAHWLSAAMIVFSFVVLLALYLLQQRKSALGVRYGV
- a CDS encoding efflux RND transporter periplasmic adaptor subunit translates to MLQKKKSLISGSLLLAVALLSACGEKQQAMQGHTPQVTVVTLASEPVTLTRQLPGRTNPFKVAEVRPQVDGIVKGQLFKEGGLVEAGAALYQLDDARYQADYDSAKASLERAQASLNVAKLQAGRTQELVKTGAVSKQDNDTAVASLQQAKADVAAAKAAVQRSKVTLEFARISAPISGRIGISSVTQGALVNANQAAPLATIQQLDPIYVDLTQSVSELLNLRKALAAGTMENTDDLPVTILLEDGSPYPHAGKLEFSEVSVDPTTGSVRLRVVVPNPDHALLPGMYVRASVGSGQRENAVLVPQQGIARDPKGNTTAMVVGEGNTVEVRPVQVSQTVGASWLVESGLKAGDRVIVEGLQKVRPGVVVNAGEAAAPAPVDLPAPKNETADSAQSDASKG
- the modC gene encoding molybdenum ABC transporter ATP-binding protein, whose amino-acid sequence is MPSQANSRQFSLDVQLALPGRGVTGIFGPSGSGKTTLLRCIAGLQPCENGSLSVNGALWQSVHKPRKALAVHKRPLGYVFQQPSLFPHLSAADNLAFARKRAWENVSAAEYEQVTALMGIEHLLKQYPAALSGGEQQRVAIARALLVKPRLLLMDEPLASLDQMRKRDILPYLEKLHRTLDIPVLYVSHSVDEIARLADHLLLMENGKILNEGPATEILSRTDFPVQLGDDLGVLVEAKIAERNSEWHLARAQFDGGNLWLRDSGEAIGEDIRVRILARDISLTLEQDTRTSILNRVPVRVQEISADRDPAMVLLRLKPITNETPATLEPHAITETRLIARITRRSLQQLAIHAGSEVWAQIKSVAIVR
- a CDS encoding efflux RND transporter permease subunit; the encoded protein is MAGFFIDRPIFAWVIAIVVMLFGSLAISKLPVERYPDIAPPVVSISGAYPGASAKVIEDSVTQVIEQNMKGLDGLLYMSATSQSIGTAEVTLTFANGTDPDIAQVQVQNKLQLAMPLLPEIVQRQGLTVGKGRAGFLMVAGFVSTDGSMKKEDIADYVVSNLVDPLSRVPGVGSIQVFGSKYAMRIWLDPNKLDAYKLTPSDIMASVRNQNSQVAIGSLGGTPAVDGQQLTASITAQSRMQTPEEFRNVVLRANPDGSVLKLGDVARVEMGTESYDFLTRYNRAPATGVAISLATGANALETAAAVKEKLAELNSNFPAGLKTVIPFDTTPFVEVSIKGVIQTLVEAVILVFLVMLLFLQNLRATIIPTIAVPVVLLGTFGVLSVLGFSVNMLTMFAMVLAIGLLVDDAIVVVENVERVMHEERLSPKEATKKSMKQITGALIGIGVVLSAVFVPMAFMDGSTGIIYRQFSATIVAAMTFSVIVAIVLTPALCATMLKPGDHGTKKGFFGWFNRNFDRSAASYQRGVRGILARSGRFMVLFVLLSAVMVFLFVRSPSSFLPEEDQGVLFSLVQTPVGATQERTMESVEKLENHFLDNESELVESVFSVQGFSFAGSGQNNAMAFIKLTDWDKREEDSEQAGAVAMRGMGALSQIKDAIAYAFSPPALPELGTSAGFAMYLQDNANLGHEALTNARNQLLGMAAQSPLLAGVRPNGQEDTPQFKLKVNNAKAASLGVSIGDINSTLGVAWGGQYIDDFIDRGRIKRVYMQADAPFRMNPEDFRLWSVRNSNGEMVPVSSFATFDWDYGSPRLERYNGVPAVQIQGQGAPGVSSGDAMAEMERLVSQLPEGFGLEWTALSYQEQQAGSQTTLLYVLSVLIVFLCLAALYESWTVPTAVLLVAPLGILGAIVASNLRGFERDIYFQVAMLTTVGLTSKNAILIVEFAKQNLEAGMELIEATMHAVRDRLRPIIMTSLAFGLGVLPLAIASGAGSGAQQAIGTGVLGGMIVGTLLGIFFIPLFFVVVQKLFGKKGAQNTDEEFMGTLGIEAEKSEKQTEPA
- a CDS encoding TOBE domain-containing protein, which encodes MKKKQEISQPHSQLRGSLALGDNGKPSFATQQAQLLRAIAECGSISAAAKSVGISYKTAWDRIDAMNNLASAPLVVRSAGGSQGGGTALTQMGAKVLKGFTALEAEHALFLERIGRKVREFADIAEFAGAGAMKTSARNQFRGSVIAVKPGAVNAEVILDIGAEQPLVAIITNDSITALGLEVGATAIALVKASWVILAKELGLKTSARNQLRGTVRRIEQGAVNSDVSLALGNGKTIGAIITNESVKELALAEGDEASALFKSSSVILMVE